From the genome of Spirosomataceae bacterium TFI 002, one region includes:
- a CDS encoding HTH-type transcriptional regulator / antitoxin HigA: MTKNIKSIKTEEEYEAALKLMDKIFDAKPNTPEGDALELLALVIGDYESKHYKIEDLKLKNENLITRL, translated from the coding sequence ATGACGAAAAATATCAAATCAATCAAAACTGAAGAAGAATACGAGGCTGCATTAAAGCTCATGGATAAAATATTTGATGCCAAGCCAAACACACCCGAAGGTGATGCACTTGAACTTCTAGCTCTGGTTATTGGCGATTATGAAAGTAAGCATTACAAAATTGAAGACCTAAAATTGAAAAATGAAAACTTGATTACACGTTTGTGA
- a CDS encoding AMP nucleosidase: MDNKEEIVKNWLPRYTGTALEDFNEYILLTNFSNYVQMFADKFGVEVKGKDRAMQTASHGNITIINFGMGSAMAATVMDLLSAVSPAAVLFLGKCGGLKKITALGDFILPIAAIRGEGTSNDYCLPEIPALPSFRLQRSVSEMIIKHDMDYWTGTVYTTNRRVWEHDMEFKEYLKEIRALGIDMETATIFIVGFVNSIPHGALLLVSDNPMEPDGVKTEESDKKVTNNFVEKHLEIGIDSLNELANSGKSVKHLRFE; this comes from the coding sequence ATGGATAATAAAGAAGAAATCGTAAAAAACTGGCTTCCTCGCTACACGGGCACTGCCCTTGAGGATTTTAATGAGTATATATTATTGACAAACTTCAGTAACTATGTTCAAATGTTTGCCGACAAATTTGGCGTAGAGGTCAAAGGGAAAGACCGTGCAATGCAGACTGCATCTCATGGCAACATTACGATTATCAACTTTGGAATGGGTAGTGCAATGGCGGCTACTGTGATGGATTTGTTATCTGCGGTTTCGCCTGCGGCCGTGTTGTTTTTGGGAAAATGTGGAGGTTTGAAAAAAATCACAGCATTGGGTGATTTTATATTACCTATAGCTGCTATTAGAGGCGAGGGAACTAGTAATGACTATTGTCTTCCTGAGATTCCAGCTTTGCCATCTTTTAGATTGCAGCGATCAGTTTCTGAGATGATCATCAAGCATGACATGGACTATTGGACTGGAACGGTTTATACTACTAATCGCAGAGTATGGGAACACGACATGGAGTTTAAGGAATATCTCAAAGAGATAAGAGCTCTAGGAATAGACATGGAAACGGCAACCATTTTCATAGTTGGTTTTGTAAACTCCATTCCACACGGAGCATTGCTGCTAGTGTCGGACAATCCTATGGAGCCAGACGGAGTCAAAACCGAAGAGAGTGATAAGAAAGTCACCAACAACTTTGTTGAAAAGCATCTTGAGATAGGAATAGACTCACTCAATGAACTTGCCAACTCTGGTAAGTCGGTGAAGCACCTGCGTTTCGAGTAA
- a CDS encoding Type I restriction enzyme R protein N terminus (HSDR_N) — protein sequence MMPVLNLPAFDHKITEIEGKSAIYDIIRRKNIILTPEEWVRQHMLNLLITHLGYSKSLMKVESGLKYDRLDKRSDILIYDRKGKPFLLVECKAPEVKIDKRAVAQATIYNKTLQAPYVALSNGINTFCFQVDWKTGETVQLKSLPSPINS from the coding sequence ATGATGCCAGTTCTAAATCTCCCAGCATTTGATCACAAAATTACCGAAATAGAGGGCAAATCCGCTATATACGATATCATTCGCCGAAAAAATATTATTCTTACTCCCGAAGAATGGGTCCGACAACACATGCTCAACCTACTTATAACACACTTAGGCTACTCCAAAAGCCTCATGAAAGTAGAAAGTGGACTTAAGTACGACAGACTAGACAAGCGGTCAGATATTTTGATTTACGATAGAAAAGGTAAGCCTTTTTTGTTAGTGGAGTGCAAAGCTCCTGAGGTCAAAATTGACAAAAGGGCTGTTGCTCAGGCTACTATTTATAATAAAACGCTTCAAGCACCTTATGTTGCTTTAAGCAATGGAATCAACACTTTTTGCTTTCAAGTTGATTGGAAAACTGGAGAAACAGTGCAGCTGAAGAGTTTGCCTAGTCCTATTAATTCTTAG